In Bacillus spongiae, the DNA window GAAAAAAATACGGTTACGTCTTCGTAAGCTTTTAATCCATCCCTAGCATACTGAACTACTTTAGAGTTAAATTCATATTCTCTCATTCCATCTGGTGACCTTTTTCCTGGAGTGCTAAGGCCATGTCCAGCATCTAGCATTATCTTCATTATTTCTTCACTCCTTTATGGTAGGATACTTTATATATATGTGAAACTATGTACAATGGACACTGCTCCTATGTTATTTTGGGGAAAATGTTCTCTGGTTTAGAGAAATGGAAAAGTGCTACAATAGAATGGTATATTGAATACATATGGCCGCTAGTATATTGGCATGAAGGAGGCAGTAATTCAATGGCGAAAGTGCGAACAACAGATATTATTGAAAAATTCAACTTAGAATTAATTAGTGGTGAGGAAGGTATTCACAGGCCGATAACAACGAGTGATATCTCTCGACCTGGTTTAGAAATAGCAGGCTACTTCAACTATTATCCTGCTGAACGAATTCAACTCCTTGGGAAGACTGAACTTTCTTTTTTAGAAAAGTTGAGTAAGGAAGAGCGAGAGGTCCGCATGGATAAACTATGTACAGACATCACGCCAGGGATTTGTATCTCAAGAGACTTAGAGGTACCAGATGAGTTAAAGTTGGCTGCTGAAAAATACTCTGTTCCACTAATGCGTTCTTCGCTTAAAACAACGAGGTTTTCTAGTCGTTTAACCAATTTCCTTGAAAGTAAATTAGCACCAACAACGGCCGTACACGGCGTGCTTGTAGATATATATGGTGTGGGTGTGATGATCATCGGGAAAAGTGGTGTCGGAAAGAGTGAAACAGCACTGGAATTAGTGAAGCGAGGCCACCGTTTAGTAGCTGATGATTGTGTAGAAATTCGACAGGAGGATACGGATACACTGATAGGTGGCTCACCAGAGTTAATCGAACATTTACTAGAAATAAGAGGACTTGGCATTATTAATGTGATGACCTTATTTGGTGCTGGAGCTGTTAGGAGCTATAAACGAATTACTTTGGTCATAAATTTAGAAATATGGGATAAGACCAAACATTACGACCGTTTAGGTTTAGAAGAGGAAACCATGAGAATTATTGATACGGATATACCTAAATTAACGGTACCGGTACGACCTGGGCGAAATTTAGCTGTTATCATTGAAGTTGCTGCGATGAATTTTCGTTTAAAACGTATGGGAGTTAATGCGGCAGAGCAATTTCAGGAGCGTTTATCAGGAGCAATTTCATCAGCAGAACAAGATGATAATGAAGAATTATAGAGGGAGTGGAAACAATGGAGCCAATCAATCCAATAGCATTTAAAATTGGCAGTTTGTCCGTCAACTGGTACGGAATTCTTATTGGTTTGGGGATTATTTTAGCGTTATATATTGCTATACGAGAGTCAAAGCGATTGGGATTAGATCCCGATTTATTTCCTGATTTATTAATGTGGGCGATACCTGCTGCAATTATTGGGGCAAGAATATACTATGTTATTTTTCAATGGGAATATTATGCTAAGTACCCAGAGAAAATTATCCAAATTTGGAACGGGGGACTTGCCATCCATGGAGCTTTAATCGGAGCGGTAATTACCACTATTTTGTATGCAAAAATGAAGAAAATGTCTTTCTG includes these proteins:
- the hprK gene encoding HPr(Ser) kinase/phosphatase — translated: MAKVRTTDIIEKFNLELISGEEGIHRPITTSDISRPGLEIAGYFNYYPAERIQLLGKTELSFLEKLSKEEREVRMDKLCTDITPGICISRDLEVPDELKLAAEKYSVPLMRSSLKTTRFSSRLTNFLESKLAPTTAVHGVLVDIYGVGVMIIGKSGVGKSETALELVKRGHRLVADDCVEIRQEDTDTLIGGSPELIEHLLEIRGLGIINVMTLFGAGAVRSYKRITLVINLEIWDKTKHYDRLGLEEETMRIIDTDIPKLTVPVRPGRNLAVIIEVAAMNFRLKRMGVNAAEQFQERLSGAISSAEQDDNEEL